GCGGTCGCGCAGTTGCAAGGCCGGCGTGGCCGCGATGCCCTGCTGTGCGGCTTCCGCCGCCTGGGCACGGATGACCGCATCGGGGCGATCGGTGTCGAGACAACCCTGCATGGTTGGCGTGAGGTCGGGATAGCGCACGCCCTCCGGCAGGCCCTGGCCGTCGCCGCGGGTGTTCGCGTAGAGCCACGCCACGGCCCGCCAGAACGTGGCATGTCCGCCCGTCTCGCCCGCGCACTCGGCCAGGCGTGCCCCGGCGGTCGCGGCCGGCTCGTGCATGGACAGCGGCAGGTGGTGCCACTGCCAGTTCACCTCGGGATGGGCGTCGATCCAGCGCTTGAGCGCGGGGAAGTAGGCCCGGCAGTACGGACACTCCAGGTCGGCGTACCCGACCACCGTGAAGCGCGCATCGGCACGGCCATACAGCCAGGGCGGGCCGGCCGGTTTCGACGCTTCGGACCCGGCGGCGGCCAGGGACATGGGCTCGGTTGCCGGATGCGGCGCGCGCAGCAGCATCCACGAGGCAACCCCAGTCGTCGCCACGATCAGCAGACCGATCCAGGGATGACGGCGGGCGAATGAAGGCATGCGCATCGTGTTGCTCCCGTCAGGCCAACGTGTCCAGCGTCAGAGGTTCGATGCCCCGCGCACGGTCGATCTTCTCGGCCACGCGGAAGGCGGCATCCAGTTCGCTGATGCCGTGCTGCTGCATCAACTGGAAGCGTTCGGCCTTCTCCTCGGGCTCGGTCATCGCCATCGCCAGGTAGAGGCTGGGCGGCACGGCGCGGAACAGCACCTCCATCGACTTGGACAGGATGACGCCCTCGCTGAACTTGCCGGCCTCCTTGCGGGCCGAGAGCATCAGCGCCTTCTGCGAAGCGTTGAGTTCGCGGAAGCGCGCGATCTTCTCCACTTCATCGGGCGGCATCGACAGGCAGATCCACCACTCGATCATGTTGAGCATGGGCTCGGCCGCTTTCGGCAGGTCGTCCAGGTTCTGCGTGGCGAGCCAGAACCAGGCGCCGAGCTTGCGCCACATCTTGGTGATCTTGACCACGTAGGGCGCGAGCAGCGGGTTCTTCGTGATGATGTGGCCTTCGTCCGTCACGTTGATGATCGGGCGGCCCAGGAACTGGTCGCGCTCGGCGATGTTGTTGACCGTGTTGATGAGCGAGATGTAGGCAATCGAGAGTTGGGCGTTGTAGCCCTCGCGCGCGAAGGTCGCGAGATCCACGATGGTGATGTCCGCCTCGGGCCACGGCGTGCCGGACCGGTCGAACATCTCCCCGTCCACGCCCTGGCAGAACATGTCCATGGCGTCGGCCATCTCCAGCAGCCGTGCGCGCCGCATCTCCGGCAGCGTGGCGTCGCGGGCGCGCTCGCGCAGCGCGTCGCGCACATCGCGCGTGAGCACAGTGCGTCTGTCTGCCACGCAATGCTGGGCCGCATCGAGAATGCACTGGCGGATCAGGCTGCGGTCGGCGCGCGTCATGCGCGCTTCTTCCTTGTCCTCGCCGCCGGTGATCATCAGTCGCGCAGTGATCTCCAGCTCGCCGAGCACGTCGCGCTGCTCGTCGCCTTCCACGGCCATGCCGGCATCGGGCTGATCTTCGTCGAGCGCATCGGCGTCCAGCGTCTGTACCTGGCTCGGCGTATCGACCAGCCGCCAGGCGTCGGCGAACGGAGCCAGACTGACGCCCGCGCCCGGCGCGAGCTTCACGCGATGCACGGTGAGGCCCAACCGTGCCGCGAAGTCGCCGAACAGGCCGAAGCTGTTGCCCGCCTCGACGATGAACAGGCGCGGCCGATAGATCGCCGTCACCTGATTCAGGATGTTGTTGAGCGTCGCGCTCTTGCCCGAACCCGTGGGGCCGAACAGGAACAGATGCGCGTTCATCTGCCGGTCGAGGCGGTTCAACGGATCGAAGGTGATCGGGCCGCCGCCGCGGTTGAAGAACGTGATGCCCGGATGCCCCGTGCCCTGGCTGCGGCCCCAGACCGGCGCCAGGTTCGCCGCATGTTGCGCGAACATGAGCTGGGTGTACCACTGGCGCTTGTCGGCAGCCGGATCGAACACGCACGGCAGCCAGCGCAGATAGCTGTTCAGCGGCGCCACCTCGTCCTCTTCGCGCACCGGTTGCAGGCCGGCGTTGAGCATCACGTTGACGAGCTGCAGGCCGCGCGCATCGAGCTGGGCCAGGTCGCGGCCGCGCAGGTAGAACGCCAGCGCGCCGCGGTAGAGCTTGTGCGCGCTGCCGATCAGGGAGCGGGCTTCCTGCACGTCCTTGAGCGTCTGCTCCGACGCCAGCGTCTCGCCCACGGCCTTCTTCGCCAGGTGGTTGAGATCCGCTTCCAGGACATCCTGCGGCGTGGCGACCATCGTGAGACAAATCAAGGTGTCTTCCGGCATCTGGTCGAACAGCGTGTTGATGGCATCCCCTTTGCGGGTCTCGCCGGTCAGGTGTCCGGTGCCGGGCGGCATGCGCAGCCGGTCTGTGATCAGCACGCGGTGCGGCATGCCGTCGAAGTACCAGGTGCCATGCTCCACGTCGGAGCGTGGCTGGCCGAAGAACAACCGCTGGCTGAAATCCCGACCGCTCGCCAGTTCGATCTCGCCGTCTTCGGTCTCGTCGGGGTAGCGCGCCAGCGCGTAGAAGCGCTCCCGATC
This genomic interval from Lysobacterales bacterium contains the following:
- a CDS encoding conjugative transfer ATPase; protein product: MRWKLPWPKLAVSGAGGDEQPDGWQRHVEALRQAGIPEPGAAVQGRRPATVADEQALYDVAPSLAELLPWVEFLPQSKSMLLEDGQSVAAFYELVPLGTEGREPGWLAHARDALENALQDSFDELDENPWVLQLYAQDEPSFDQYMQTLRDYVQPRARDTAFTEFYLRFFGHHLRAVAKPGGLFEDTVVTRLRWRGQTRRVRMVIYRRATGQASRRGQTPEQMLNIVCDRLSGGLANAGIQARRMVAADVHDWLLRWFNPRPAMLGPSAEDRERFYALARYPDETEDGEIELASGRDFSQRLFFGQPRSDVEHGTWYFDGMPHRVLITDRLRMPPGTGHLTGETRKGDAINTLFDQMPEDTLICLTMVATPQDVLEADLNHLAKKAVGETLASEQTLKDVQEARSLIGSAHKLYRGALAFYLRGRDLAQLDARGLQLVNVMLNAGLQPVREEDEVAPLNSYLRWLPCVFDPAADKRQWYTQLMFAQHAANLAPVWGRSQGTGHPGITFFNRGGGPITFDPLNRLDRQMNAHLFLFGPTGSGKSATLNNILNQVTAIYRPRLFIVEAGNSFGLFGDFAARLGLTVHRVKLAPGAGVSLAPFADAWRLVDTPSQVQTLDADALDEDQPDAGMAVEGDEQRDVLGELEITARLMITGGEDKEEARMTRADRSLIRQCILDAAQHCVADRRTVLTRDVRDALRERARDATLPEMRRARLLEMADAMDMFCQGVDGEMFDRSGTPWPEADITIVDLATFAREGYNAQLSIAYISLINTVNNIAERDQFLGRPIINVTDEGHIITKNPLLAPYVVKITKMWRKLGAWFWLATQNLDDLPKAAEPMLNMIEWWICLSMPPDEVEKIARFRELNASQKALMLSARKEAGKFSEGVILSKSMEVLFRAVPPSLYLAMAMTEPEEKAERFQLMQQHGISELDAAFRVAEKIDRARGIEPLTLDTLA
- a CDS encoding thioredoxin domain-containing protein, coding for MRMPSFARRHPWIGLLIVATTGVASWMLLRAPHPATEPMSLAAAGSEASKPAGPPWLYGRADARFTVVGYADLECPYCRAYFPALKRWIDAHPEVNWQWHHLPLSMHEPAATAGARLAECAGETGGHATFWRAVAWLYANTRGDGQGLPEGVRYPDLTPTMQGCLDTDRPDAVIRAQAAEAAQQGIAATPALQLRDRESGKTLLLHGPVEGDALLSAIDLLAAGSTTAAKPAHSPDMPAGVAGDMPR